A window from Streptomyces subrutilus encodes these proteins:
- a CDS encoding DUF4177 domain-containing protein, which translates to MTKKFEYATVPLLVHATKQILDTWGEDGWELVQVVPGPNNPEQLVAYLKREKA; encoded by the coding sequence ATGACCAAGAAGTTCGAATACGCGACCGTCCCGCTGCTGGTCCACGCCACCAAGCAGATCCTGGACACCTGGGGCGAGGACGGCTGGGAGCTCGTCCAGGTCGTGCCCGGGCCGAACAACCCCGAGCAGCTCGTGGCCTACCTCAAGCGGGAGAAGGCATGA
- a CDS encoding ArsA-related P-loop ATPase: MSRLQVVSGKGGTGKTTVAAALALALAREGGRTLLVEVEGRQGLAQLFGAEALPYEERRIAVAPGGGGEVYALAIDAERALLDYLQMFYKLGSAGRALKKLGAIDFATTIAPGLRDVLLTGKACEAVRRRDKTGRFVYDHVIMDAPPTGRITRFLNVNDEVAGLARFGPIHNQAQAVMKVLKSPETAVHLVTLLEEMPVQETADGIAELRRAGLPVGRIVVNMVRPHHLDVDTLRTAAGDHRAEVARALSRAGLGAARRGGPAERLVDPLLAEAAEHAGRVELEREQRAVLDGLGLPTYELPLLGAGMDLAGLYGLAKELRKQTVAE; this comes from the coding sequence GTGAGCAGGCTCCAGGTGGTCAGCGGCAAGGGCGGCACCGGCAAGACCACGGTCGCCGCCGCACTCGCGCTCGCCCTCGCGCGCGAGGGCGGGCGGACTCTACTCGTGGAGGTCGAGGGCAGGCAGGGTCTCGCACAGCTCTTCGGCGCCGAGGCGCTCCCCTACGAGGAGCGCAGGATCGCGGTCGCTCCGGGCGGGGGCGGCGAGGTCTACGCGCTCGCCATCGACGCCGAGCGGGCGCTGCTGGACTACCTCCAGATGTTCTACAAGCTCGGCTCGGCCGGCCGCGCCCTCAAGAAGCTCGGCGCGATCGACTTCGCCACGACCATCGCGCCCGGACTGCGGGACGTCCTGCTCACCGGCAAGGCGTGCGAGGCGGTGCGGCGCAGGGACAAGACCGGCCGGTTCGTCTACGACCACGTGATCATGGACGCGCCGCCGACCGGACGGATCACCCGCTTCCTCAACGTCAACGACGAGGTCGCGGGCCTGGCCCGGTTCGGCCCGATCCACAACCAGGCGCAGGCCGTCATGAAGGTGCTCAAGTCCCCCGAGACGGCCGTGCACCTGGTCACCCTGCTGGAGGAGATGCCGGTCCAGGAGACCGCGGACGGCATCGCCGAGCTCCGGCGGGCCGGGCTGCCGGTGGGCCGGATCGTCGTCAACATGGTCCGCCCCCACCACCTCGACGTGGACACCCTGCGCACCGCGGCCGGCGACCACCGCGCCGAGGTGGCCAGGGCGCTGTCCCGGGCCGGGCTCGGTGCGGCCCGCCGCGGCGGCCCGGCCGAACGGCTGGTGGACCCGCTGCTGGCGGAGGCGGCCGAGCACGCGGGCCGGGTGGAGCTGGAGCGCGAGCAGCGCGCCGTACTGGACGGGCTGGGCCTGCCCACGTACGAACTGCCGCTGCTGGGCGCGGGGATGGACCTGGCGGGGCTGTACGGGCTCGCCAAGGAACTGCGGAAGCAGACGGTCGCCGAATGA
- a CDS encoding ArsA family ATPase encodes MNEGVDTVGLDSPPLLAVDRMLDDPQTRIIVCCGAGGVGKTTTAAALGVRAAGRGRKAVVLTIDPARRLAQSMGIDSLDNTPRRVESVGADGGELHAMMLDMKRTFDEIVEAHADAERARAILANPFYQSLSAGFAGTQEYMAMEKLGQLRSRDDWDLIIVDTPPSRSALDFLDAPKRLGSFLDGKFIRVLMAPAKVGGRAGMKFLNVGMSMMTGTLSKLMGASLLKDVQTFVAAMDTMFGGFRTRADATFRLLQAPGTAFLVVAAPEPDALREAAYFVDRLAAEHMPLAGLVLNRVHGSGADQLSAERATAAAENLEEGGIVDQESGKAGLRDTAAAAAHTPAGTPETGSPSAESDTAENDPENDPEDGPETDRNTSDLSDTVDTITAGLLRLHAERMQVIAREQRTRDRFTSLHPEVAVAEVAALPGDVHDLAGLRAIGERLAAGVPAGA; translated from the coding sequence ATGAACGAGGGGGTGGACACCGTGGGTCTGGACTCTCCGCCGCTGCTGGCGGTCGACCGGATGCTGGACGACCCGCAGACGCGGATCATCGTGTGCTGCGGGGCGGGCGGGGTCGGCAAGACGACCACGGCCGCGGCGCTGGGCGTACGGGCGGCCGGGCGCGGGCGCAAGGCGGTGGTGCTGACCATCGACCCGGCGCGGCGACTCGCCCAGTCCATGGGCATCGACTCGCTGGACAACACTCCGCGCAGGGTGGAGTCCGTGGGCGCCGACGGCGGCGAACTGCACGCCATGATGCTGGACATGAAGCGGACCTTCGACGAGATCGTCGAGGCGCACGCGGACGCGGAGCGGGCCCGGGCCATCCTCGCGAACCCCTTCTACCAGTCCCTGTCGGCCGGTTTCGCCGGTACGCAGGAGTACATGGCGATGGAGAAGCTGGGCCAGCTGCGCTCCCGCGACGACTGGGACCTCATCATCGTGGACACGCCGCCGAGCCGGTCGGCGCTGGACTTCCTCGACGCGCCCAAGCGGCTCGGTTCCTTCCTGGACGGGAAGTTCATCCGGGTGCTGATGGCTCCGGCGAAGGTCGGCGGCCGGGCCGGCATGAAGTTCCTCAATGTCGGCATGTCGATGATGACGGGCACGCTGAGCAAGCTCATGGGCGCCTCGCTGCTCAAGGACGTCCAGACCTTCGTCGCCGCGATGGACACCATGTTCGGCGGCTTCCGCACCCGCGCCGACGCCACCTTCCGGCTGCTCCAGGCCCCCGGTACGGCCTTCCTCGTGGTCGCGGCCCCCGAGCCGGACGCCCTGCGCGAAGCCGCGTACTTCGTGGACCGGCTGGCCGCGGAGCACATGCCGCTGGCCGGGCTGGTGCTGAACCGGGTGCACGGCAGCGGCGCCGACCAGCTGTCCGCCGAGCGGGCGACGGCCGCCGCAGAGAATCTTGAAGAAGGGGGCATTGTCGATCAGGAGTCCGGGAAAGCTGGACTTCGTGACACGGCCGCGGCGGCCGCGCACACACCCGCGGGAACTCCCGAGACCGGCTCCCCCAGCGCCGAAAGCGATACCGCGGAGAACGACCCGGAGAACGACCCGGAGGACGGCCCGGAGACCGACCGGAACACCAGCGACCTCAGCGACACCGTCGACACCATCACGGCAGGACTGCTGCGCCTGCACGCCGAAAGGATGCAGGTGATCGCGCGGGAGCAACGCACACGCGACCGCTTCACCTCACTGCACCCCGAAGTGGCGGTGGCCGAAGTGGCGGCCCTGCCCGGCGACGTGCACGACCTCGCCGGACTGCGGGCCATCGGAGAGCGACTCGCGGCCGGGGTACCGGCCGGAGCGTAG
- a CDS encoding WhiB family transcriptional regulator — protein sequence MGWVTDWSAQAACRTTDPDELFVQGAAQNRAKAVCTGCPVRTECLADALDNRVEFGVWGGMTERERRALLRRRPTVTSWRRLLETARTEYERSTGILTMDADAELDVPYETYAAAG from the coding sequence ATGGGCTGGGTTACCGACTGGAGTGCGCAGGCAGCCTGCCGCACTACCGATCCGGATGAACTGTTTGTTCAAGGAGCGGCACAGAACAGGGCCAAGGCGGTGTGCACCGGATGTCCGGTGCGGACCGAGTGCTTGGCCGACGCGCTCGACAACCGTGTCGAGTTCGGCGTGTGGGGCGGAATGACCGAGCGGGAACGACGCGCACTGCTGCGCCGACGTCCCACCGTCACCTCGTGGCGACGGCTGCTCGAAACCGCGCGCACGGAATACGAGCGCAGTACGGGCATCCTCACCATGGATGCAGACGCGGAGTTGGACGTTCCGTACGAGACGTACGCGGCCGCCGGGTAG
- a CDS encoding transglycosylase domain-containing protein, translating into MGKKRSGGGLSGSQQAVKFLGVSVLSGVVLAGMAIPAAGALGLAAKGTVEGFDEIPANLKTPPLSQRTTILDSEGGLIATVYSRDRQVVPLTAVSPYMQKAIVAIEDSRFYEHGAVDLKGILRAVNRNAQEGGAAQGASTLTQQYVKNVFVEEAGDDETKVREAQEKSLGRKIRELKYSIQVEEELGKKKILENYLNITYFGQQAYGIESAAQRYFSKPAKDLTLDEAALLAGVVQSPSRYDPANDAQEAMKRRNVVLQRMADIKDVSQAEADAAKAKPVTLKVTKPKNGCITAVKGAGFFCDYVRNSFLTDSVFGKTREERAKVWNQGGLTVRTTLDPQSQDAANESIKDHVYQEDSIATAVTMVQPGTGRVLAMGQSKPYGFGKNETQINYSVDKRMGGSNFGFQVGSTFKPFIAAAALERGLPPTKVYAAPNKLDYPSPIPRCDGTQYVNTQKEEAENETEDEIGPYALKTAMEKSINTYFVEMIGEIGLCPVSQMTQKLGVVPASGAKLKDGPAIALGAEEMSPLTMANAYAAFANRGIYCTPVAIESITDSHGKALAVPKSKCDRAMSQTTADTINTLLRGVVDSGTGERAGLTERDSAGKTGTTDSRYNAWFVGYTPNISGAVWVGSGGNKKITMEDIVIGGRSYDKVFGGGLPGPIWKDAVSGALSGRESPSFTTVGIPEPNVPSGGSRGGTKPPTPNTGKPGKPGGGE; encoded by the coding sequence ATGGGAAAGAAGCGCTCGGGCGGCGGGCTCTCGGGGAGCCAGCAAGCCGTCAAGTTCCTCGGGGTGTCCGTTCTCTCCGGAGTTGTGCTGGCCGGCATGGCGATTCCTGCCGCAGGCGCCCTGGGGCTGGCGGCCAAGGGCACGGTCGAGGGATTCGACGAGATCCCGGCCAATCTCAAGACCCCGCCACTGAGCCAGCGCACCACGATCCTGGACTCCGAAGGTGGCCTGATCGCCACCGTCTATTCACGCGACCGCCAGGTGGTGCCGCTCACCGCGGTCTCCCCGTACATGCAGAAGGCGATCGTCGCGATCGAGGACTCGCGTTTCTACGAGCACGGAGCGGTCGACCTCAAGGGCATCCTGCGCGCGGTCAACCGCAACGCGCAGGAGGGCGGCGCGGCGCAGGGCGCCTCCACCCTCACGCAGCAGTACGTGAAGAACGTCTTCGTCGAAGAGGCGGGTGACGACGAGACCAAGGTGCGCGAGGCCCAGGAGAAGAGCCTCGGGCGCAAGATCCGCGAGCTGAAGTACTCGATCCAGGTCGAGGAGGAGCTCGGGAAGAAGAAGATCCTGGAGAACTACCTCAACATCACGTACTTCGGGCAGCAGGCGTACGGCATCGAATCCGCGGCCCAGCGCTACTTCAGCAAGCCGGCCAAGGACCTCACCCTCGACGAGGCCGCGCTGCTGGCGGGCGTCGTGCAGTCGCCGAGCCGGTACGACCCGGCGAACGACGCGCAGGAGGCGATGAAGCGCCGCAACGTCGTCCTTCAGCGGATGGCCGACATCAAGGACGTCTCGCAGGCGGAGGCGGACGCGGCGAAGGCCAAGCCCGTCACGCTGAAGGTGACCAAGCCGAAGAACGGCTGCATCACCGCGGTCAAGGGCGCCGGCTTCTTCTGCGACTACGTGCGCAACTCCTTCCTGACCGACTCGGTCTTCGGCAAGACGCGCGAGGAGCGGGCCAAGGTCTGGAACCAGGGCGGCCTGACCGTGCGCACCACCCTGGACCCGCAGTCGCAGGACGCGGCCAACGAGTCGATCAAGGACCACGTCTACCAGGAGGACTCGATCGCGACGGCGGTGACCATGGTCCAGCCGGGCACCGGTCGCGTGCTGGCGATGGGCCAGTCCAAGCCGTACGGCTTCGGGAAGAACGAGACGCAGATCAACTACTCCGTGGACAAGCGGATGGGCGGATCGAACTTCGGCTTCCAGGTCGGCTCGACCTTCAAGCCCTTCATCGCGGCGGCCGCGCTGGAGCGGGGCCTGCCGCCGACGAAGGTCTACGCGGCGCCGAACAAGCTCGACTACCCGAGCCCGATCCCGCGCTGCGACGGCACCCAGTACGTCAACACCCAGAAGGAAGAGGCGGAGAACGAGACCGAGGACGAGATCGGCCCCTATGCGCTGAAGACGGCCATGGAGAAGTCGATCAACACCTACTTCGTCGAGATGATCGGCGAGATCGGCCTCTGCCCCGTCTCCCAGATGACGCAGAAGCTCGGCGTGGTCCCGGCGAGCGGCGCGAAGCTCAAGGACGGCCCGGCCATCGCGCTCGGCGCCGAGGAGATGTCCCCGCTGACGATGGCCAACGCGTACGCGGCCTTCGCCAACCGCGGCATCTACTGCACCCCCGTCGCCATCGAGTCGATCACGGACTCGCACGGCAAGGCCCTCGCGGTGCCGAAGTCCAAGTGCGACCGGGCGATGTCCCAGACCACCGCCGACACCATCAACACCCTGCTGCGCGGCGTGGTGGACTCCGGTACCGGTGAGCGGGCCGGCCTGACCGAGCGCGACAGCGCGGGCAAGACCGGTACCACCGACTCCCGTTACAACGCCTGGTTCGTCGGCTACACCCCGAACATCTCGGGCGCGGTGTGGGTCGGCTCCGGCGGCAACAAGAAGATCACGATGGAGGACATCGTGATCGGCGGCCGGTCCTACGACAAGGTCTTCGGCGGCGGCCTGCCGGGCCCCATCTGGAAGGACGCGGTCTCGGGCGCGCTGTCCGGACGCGAGTCCCCGTCGTTCACCACGGTCGGCATCCCGGAGCCCAACGTCCCGTCCGGCGGCTCGCGCGGCGGCACCAAGCCGCCGACGCCCAACACGGGCAAGCCGGGCAAGCCCGGCGGGGGCGAGTAG
- a CDS encoding GatB/YqeY domain-containing protein, with translation MTTLKAKLQEDLTTAIRARDELHSSTLRLTLSAITKEEVAGKEARVLSDDEVLKVIAKEAKKRREAAEAFAQGGRPEQAARETAEGEFLDTYLPKQLTDDELVAIVAQAVEEARAAGAEGPRAMGAVMKIVNPKVAGLAEGGRVAAVVKQQLA, from the coding sequence ATGACCACGCTCAAGGCCAAGCTCCAGGAAGACCTCACGACCGCCATCAGGGCGCGCGACGAGCTGCACTCGTCCACGCTGCGCCTGACCCTCTCCGCCATCACCAAGGAGGAGGTCGCGGGCAAGGAAGCGCGCGTCCTCTCCGACGACGAGGTCCTCAAGGTGATCGCCAAGGAGGCGAAGAAGCGCCGCGAGGCCGCGGAGGCCTTCGCCCAGGGCGGCCGGCCCGAGCAGGCCGCCCGGGAGACGGCCGAGGGCGAGTTCCTCGACACCTACCTGCCCAAGCAGCTCACCGACGACGAGCTCGTCGCGATCGTGGCGCAGGCCGTCGAGGAGGCCCGGGCGGCCGGTGCCGAGGGACCGCGGGCCATGGGCGCCGTGATGAAGATCGTGAACCCGAAGGTCGCCGGGCTGGCGGAGGGCGGCCGCGTCGCCGCCGTCGTCAAGCAGCAGCTGGCCTAG